One window of the Desulfuromonas sp. genome contains the following:
- a CDS encoding 3-oxoacyl-ACP reductase FabG — translation MTEEKKIALVTGASKGIGAAIAKELAADGFHIWLNYRSDHDAARQVADEMTAAGGSCDLLPFDVADAAATSAALEPLLADNVPFVLVNNAGFASDGIMAMMSQESWEKVLAVHLNGFFNVTRLVVARMQKKREGRIINIVSTSGESGVAGQVNYSAAKAGLIGATRSLAAEVGRRNVLVNAVSPGFIATDMTSELPMDQILPMIPLGRVGNAEEVSGLVGFLCSDRATYITGQVFAVNGGIHI, via the coding sequence TTGACTGAAGAAAAGAAAATTGCCCTGGTCACCGGGGCGAGCAAAGGAATCGGCGCGGCCATTGCAAAAGAGCTGGCGGCCGATGGTTTTCATATCTGGCTGAACTACCGCAGCGACCATGATGCGGCGCGGCAGGTTGCCGACGAAATGACGGCAGCCGGCGGCAGCTGCGACCTCCTGCCGTTTGACGTCGCCGATGCCGCGGCGACATCGGCAGCGCTCGAGCCGCTGCTCGCTGACAACGTGCCCTTCGTTCTGGTCAACAACGCCGGTTTCGCCAGCGACGGCATCATGGCAATGATGAGCCAGGAGAGCTGGGAGAAGGTTCTGGCGGTTCACCTCAACGGCTTCTTCAACGTTACCCGCCTGGTCGTCGCGCGGATGCAGAAAAAAAGAGAGGGCCGGATTATCAATATCGTTTCGACCTCGGGTGAATCGGGCGTCGCCGGCCAGGTAAACTACTCGGCCGCCAAGGCCGGGCTGATCGGGGCGACCCGTTCGCTGGCTGCCGAGGTCGGCCGCCGCAATGTTCTGGTCAATGCCGTCTCGCCCGGATTTATCGCCACCGACATGACCTCGGAGCTGCCGATGGACCAGATTCTGCCGATGATTCCACTCGGCCGGGTCGGCAATGCCGAGGAGGTCTCCGGTCTGGTCGGCTTTCTCTGTTCCGATCGGGCGACCTATATCACCGGCCAGGTTTTCGCCGTAAACGGCGGCATCCATATTTAA